One part of the Sus scrofa isolate TJ Tabasco breed Duroc chromosome 8, Sscrofa11.1, whole genome shotgun sequence genome encodes these proteins:
- the FGFR3 gene encoding fibroblast growth factor receptor 3 isoform X2 — MGAPACAFAFCVAVAVVTRAASGPPGMEQRVVRRAAEAPGPEPGQQELVFGAGDAVELSCHLPTGAPTGPTVWVKDGAGLVPSDRILVGPRRLQVLNASHEDTGAYSCRQRLTQRVLCHFSVRVTDAPASGDDEDGEDEADDAAGAPYWTRPERMDKKLLAVPAANTVRFRCPAAGNPTPSISWLKNGKEFRGEHRIGGIKLRHQQWSLVMESVVPSDRGNYTCVVENKFGSIQQTYTLDVLERSPHRPILQAGLPANQTAVLGSDVEFHCKVYSDAQPHIQWLKHVEVNGSKVGPDGTPYVTVLKSWMSESVEADARLRLANVSERDGGEYLCRASNFIGVAEKAFWLRVHGPQAAEEELVEAGEAGSVYAGVLSYGLGFLLFILVVATVTLCRLRSPPKKGLGSPTVHKVSRFPLKRQQVSLESSSSMSSNTPLVRIARLSSGEGPTLANVSELELPADPKWELSRARLTLGKPLGEGCFGQVVMAEAIGIDKDRAAKPVTVAVKMLKDDATDKDLSDLVSEMEMMKMIGKHKNIINLLGACTQGGPLYVLVEYAAKGNLREYLRARRPPGTDYSFDTCRLPEEQLTFKDLVSCAYQVARGMEYLASQKCIHRDLAARNVLVTEDNVMKIADFGLARDVHNLDYYKKTTNGRLPVKWMAPEALFDRVYTHQSDVWSFGVLLWEIFTLGGSPYPGIPVEELFKLLKEGHRMDKPANCTHDLYMIMRECWHAAPSQRPTFKQLVEDLDRVLTVTSTDEYLDLSVPFEQYSPGGQDTPSSSSSGDDSVFAHDLLPPAPPSGGGSRT, encoded by the exons AGGCCCCGGGCCCTGAGCCTGGCCAGCAGGAGCTGGTCTTCGGCGCCGGGGATGCTGTGGAGCTGAGCTGCCACCTGCCCACGGGGGCTCCCACGGGGCCCACCGTCTGGGTGAAAGACGGTGCGGGGCTGGTGCCCTCAGACCGCATCCTGGTGGGGCCTCGGCGGCTGCAGGTGCTGAACGCCTCGCACGAGGACACGGGGGCCTACAGCTGCCGGCAGCGGCTCACCCAGCGGGTCCTGTGTCACTTCAGCGTGCGCGTGACGG ATGCTCCCGCCTCGGGGGACGACGAAGATGGCGAGGACGAGGCCGACGACGCAG CAGGGGCCCCTTACTGGACACGGCCCGAGCGGATGGACAAGAAGCTGCTGGCCGTGCCAGCTGCCAACACCGTCCGCTTCCGCTGCCCGGCTGCCGGCAACCCCACTCCATCCATCTCCTGGCTGAAGAATGGCAAGGAGTTCCGAGGCGAGCATCGCATCGGGGGCATCAAG CTGCGCCACCAGCAGTGGAGCCTGGTCATGGAGAGCGTGGTGCCCTCCGACCGCGGCAACTACACGTGCGTCGTGGAGAACAAGTTTGGCAGCATCCAGCAGACGTACACCCTGGACGTGCTCG AGCGCTCCCCGCACCGGCCCATCCTGCAGGCGGGGCTGCCCGCCAACCAGACGGCCGTGCTGGGCAGCGACGTGGAGTTCCATTGCAAGGTGTACAGCGACGCCCAGCCCCACATCCAGTGGCTCAAGCACGTGGAGGTGAACGGCAGCAAAGTGGGGCCCGACGGCACGCCCTACGTCACCGTGCTCAAG TCGTGGATGAGTGAGAGTGTGGAGGCCGACGCGCGCCTCCGCCTGGCCAATGTGTCCGAGCGCGACGGGGGCGAGTACCTCTGTCGAGCCTCCAATTTCATAGGCGTGGCTGAGAAGGCCTTTTGGCTGCGTGTTCACGGGCCCCAAGCAG CCGAGGAGGAGCTGGTGGAGGCTGGTGAGGCTGGCAGTGTGTACGCGGGGGTCCTCAGCTACGGGCTGGGCTTTCTCCTCTTCATCCTGGTGGTGGCCACCGTGACACTCTGCCGCCTGCGCAGCCCCCCCAAGAAGGGCCTGGGCTCGCCCACCGTACACAAGGTCTCCCGCTTCCCGCTCAAGCGACAG CAGGTGTCCTTGGAGTCCAGCTCGTCCATGAGCTCCAACACGCCGCTGGTGCGCATCGCCCGCCTGTCCTCGGGGGAGGGGCCCACCCTGGCCAACGTTTCGGAGCTCGAGCTGCCTGCCGACCCCAAGTGGGAGCTGTCCCGGGCCCG CCTGACCCTGGGCAAGCCTCTTGGGGAGGGCTGCTTCGGCCAGGTGGTCATGGCAGAGGCCATCGGCATCGACAAGGACCGGGCTGCCAAGCCCGTCACGGTGGCCGTGAAGATGCtgaaag ACGACGCCACCGACAAGGACCTGTCGGACCTGGTGTCCGAGATGGAGATGATGAAGATGATCGGGAAACACAAGAACATCATCAACCTGCTGGGCGCCTGCACGCAGGGCG GGCCCCTGTACGTGCTGGTGGAGTACGCGGCCAAGGGCAACCTGCGGGAGTACCTGCGGGCGCGGCGGCCCCCGGGCACCGACTACTCCTTCGACACCTGCAGGCTGCCCGAGGAGCAGCTCACCTTCAAGGACCTGGTGTCCTGTGCCTACCAGGTGGCGCGGGGCATGGAGTACCTGGCCTCACAGAAG tgCATCCACAGGGACCTGGCAGCCCGCAACGTGCTGGTGACGGAGGACAACGTGATGAAGATCGCGGACTTCGGCCTGGCCCGCGACGTGCACAACCTCGACTACTACAAAAAGACCACCAAC ggCCGGCTGCCCGTGAAGTGGATGGCACCCGAGGCCTTGTTCGACCGCGTCTACACCCACCAGAGTGATGT CTGGTCCTTCGGGGTTCTGCTGTGGGAGATCTTCACGCTGGGGGGCTCGCCGTACCCCGGCATCCCCGTGGAGGAGCTCTTCAAGCTGCTGAAGGAAGGCCACCGCATGGACAAGCCGGCCAACTGCACACACGACCT GTACATGATCATGCGGGAGTGCTGGCACGCCGCGCCCtcccagaggcccaccttcaAGCAGCTGGTGGAGGACCTGGACCGCGTCCTCACGGTGACGTCCACCGAC GAGTACCTGGACCTGTCGGTGCCCTTCGAGCAGTACTCGCCGGGCGGCCAGGACACGCCCAGCTCCAGCTCCTCAGGCGACGACTCGGTGTTTGCCCACGACCTGCTGCCTCCGGCCCCACCCAGCGGCGGGGGCTCGCGGACGTGA
- the FGFR3 gene encoding fibroblast growth factor receptor 3 isoform X10 — protein MTAPRGGPPNARRVPGEAPGPEPGQQELVFGAGDAVELSCHLPTGAPTGPTVWVKDGAGLVPSDRILVGPRRLQVLNASHEDTGAYSCRQRLTQRVLCHFSVRVTDAPASGDDEDGEDEADDAAGAPYWTRPERMDKKLLAVPAANTVRFRCPAAGNPTPSISWLKNGKEFRGEHRIGGIKLRHQQWSLVMESVVPSDRGNYTCVVENKFGSIQQTYTLDVLERSPHRPILQAGLPANQTAVLGSDVEFHCKVYSDAQPHIQWLKHVEVNGSKVGPDGTPYVTVLKSWMSESVEADARLRLANVSERDGGEYLCRASNFIGVAEKAFWLRVHGPQAAEEELVEAGEAGSVYAGVLSYGLGFLLFILVVATVTLCRLRSPPKKGLGSPTVHKVSRFPLKRQQVSLESSSSMSSNTPLVRIARLSSGEGPTLANVSELELPADPKWELSRARLTLGKPLGEGCFGQVVMAEAIGIDKDRAAKPVTVAVKMLKDDATDKDLSDLVSEMEMMKMIGKHKNIINLLGACTQGGPLYVLVEYAAKGNLREYLRARRPPGTDYSFDTCRLPEEQLTFKDLVSCAYQVARGMEYLASQKCIHRDLAARNVLVTEDNVMKIADFGLARDVHNLDYYKKTTNGRLPVKWMAPEALFDRVYTHQSDVWSFGVLLWEIFTLGGSPYPGIPVEELFKLLKEGHRMDKPANCTHDLYMIMRECWHAAPSQRPTFKQLVEDLDRVLTVTSTDEYLDLSVPFEQYSPGGQDTPSSSSSGDDSVFAHDLLPPAPPSGGGSRT, from the exons AGGCCCCGGGCCCTGAGCCTGGCCAGCAGGAGCTGGTCTTCGGCGCCGGGGATGCTGTGGAGCTGAGCTGCCACCTGCCCACGGGGGCTCCCACGGGGCCCACCGTCTGGGTGAAAGACGGTGCGGGGCTGGTGCCCTCAGACCGCATCCTGGTGGGGCCTCGGCGGCTGCAGGTGCTGAACGCCTCGCACGAGGACACGGGGGCCTACAGCTGCCGGCAGCGGCTCACCCAGCGGGTCCTGTGTCACTTCAGCGTGCGCGTGACGG ATGCTCCCGCCTCGGGGGACGACGAAGATGGCGAGGACGAGGCCGACGACGCAG CAGGGGCCCCTTACTGGACACGGCCCGAGCGGATGGACAAGAAGCTGCTGGCCGTGCCAGCTGCCAACACCGTCCGCTTCCGCTGCCCGGCTGCCGGCAACCCCACTCCATCCATCTCCTGGCTGAAGAATGGCAAGGAGTTCCGAGGCGAGCATCGCATCGGGGGCATCAAG CTGCGCCACCAGCAGTGGAGCCTGGTCATGGAGAGCGTGGTGCCCTCCGACCGCGGCAACTACACGTGCGTCGTGGAGAACAAGTTTGGCAGCATCCAGCAGACGTACACCCTGGACGTGCTCG AGCGCTCCCCGCACCGGCCCATCCTGCAGGCGGGGCTGCCCGCCAACCAGACGGCCGTGCTGGGCAGCGACGTGGAGTTCCATTGCAAGGTGTACAGCGACGCCCAGCCCCACATCCAGTGGCTCAAGCACGTGGAGGTGAACGGCAGCAAAGTGGGGCCCGACGGCACGCCCTACGTCACCGTGCTCAAG TCGTGGATGAGTGAGAGTGTGGAGGCCGACGCGCGCCTCCGCCTGGCCAATGTGTCCGAGCGCGACGGGGGCGAGTACCTCTGTCGAGCCTCCAATTTCATAGGCGTGGCTGAGAAGGCCTTTTGGCTGCGTGTTCACGGGCCCCAAGCAG CCGAGGAGGAGCTGGTGGAGGCTGGTGAGGCTGGCAGTGTGTACGCGGGGGTCCTCAGCTACGGGCTGGGCTTTCTCCTCTTCATCCTGGTGGTGGCCACCGTGACACTCTGCCGCCTGCGCAGCCCCCCCAAGAAGGGCCTGGGCTCGCCCACCGTACACAAGGTCTCCCGCTTCCCGCTCAAGCGACAG CAGGTGTCCTTGGAGTCCAGCTCGTCCATGAGCTCCAACACGCCGCTGGTGCGCATCGCCCGCCTGTCCTCGGGGGAGGGGCCCACCCTGGCCAACGTTTCGGAGCTCGAGCTGCCTGCCGACCCCAAGTGGGAGCTGTCCCGGGCCCG CCTGACCCTGGGCAAGCCTCTTGGGGAGGGCTGCTTCGGCCAGGTGGTCATGGCAGAGGCCATCGGCATCGACAAGGACCGGGCTGCCAAGCCCGTCACGGTGGCCGTGAAGATGCtgaaag ACGACGCCACCGACAAGGACCTGTCGGACCTGGTGTCCGAGATGGAGATGATGAAGATGATCGGGAAACACAAGAACATCATCAACCTGCTGGGCGCCTGCACGCAGGGCG GGCCCCTGTACGTGCTGGTGGAGTACGCGGCCAAGGGCAACCTGCGGGAGTACCTGCGGGCGCGGCGGCCCCCGGGCACCGACTACTCCTTCGACACCTGCAGGCTGCCCGAGGAGCAGCTCACCTTCAAGGACCTGGTGTCCTGTGCCTACCAGGTGGCGCGGGGCATGGAGTACCTGGCCTCACAGAAG tgCATCCACAGGGACCTGGCAGCCCGCAACGTGCTGGTGACGGAGGACAACGTGATGAAGATCGCGGACTTCGGCCTGGCCCGCGACGTGCACAACCTCGACTACTACAAAAAGACCACCAAC ggCCGGCTGCCCGTGAAGTGGATGGCACCCGAGGCCTTGTTCGACCGCGTCTACACCCACCAGAGTGATGT CTGGTCCTTCGGGGTTCTGCTGTGGGAGATCTTCACGCTGGGGGGCTCGCCGTACCCCGGCATCCCCGTGGAGGAGCTCTTCAAGCTGCTGAAGGAAGGCCACCGCATGGACAAGCCGGCCAACTGCACACACGACCT GTACATGATCATGCGGGAGTGCTGGCACGCCGCGCCCtcccagaggcccaccttcaAGCAGCTGGTGGAGGACCTGGACCGCGTCCTCACGGTGACGTCCACCGAC GAGTACCTGGACCTGTCGGTGCCCTTCGAGCAGTACTCGCCGGGCGGCCAGGACACGCCCAGCTCCAGCTCCTCAGGCGACGACTCGGTGTTTGCCCACGACCTGCTGCCTCCGGCCCCACCCAGCGGCGGGGGCTCGCGGACGTGA
- the FGFR3 gene encoding fibroblast growth factor receptor 3 isoform X11 — MTAPRGGPPNARRVPGEAPGPEPGQQELVFGAGDAVELSCHLPTGAPTGPTVWVKDGAGLVPSDRILVGPRRLQVLNASHEDTGAYSCRQRLTQRVLCHFSVRVTDAPASGDDEDGEDEADDAAGAPYWTRPERMDKKLLAVPAANTVRFRCPAAGNPTPSISWLKNGKEFRGEHRIGGIKLRHQQWSLVMESVVPSDRGNYTCVVENKFGSIQQTYTLDVLERSPHRPILQAGLPANQTAVLGSDVEFHCKVYSDAQPHIQWLKHVEVNGSKVGPDGTPYVTVLKSWMSESVEADARLRLANVSERDGGEYLCRASNFIGVAEKAFWLRVHGPQAAEEELVEAGEAGSVYAGVLSYGLGFLLFILVVATVTLCRLRSPPKKGLGSPTVHKVSRFPLKRQVSLESSSSMSSNTPLVRIARLSSGEGPTLANVSELELPADPKWELSRARLTLGKPLGEGCFGQVVMAEAIGIDKDRAAKPVTVAVKMLKDDATDKDLSDLVSEMEMMKMIGKHKNIINLLGACTQGGPLYVLVEYAAKGNLREYLRARRPPGTDYSFDTCRLPEEQLTFKDLVSCAYQVARGMEYLASQKCIHRDLAARNVLVTEDNVMKIADFGLARDVHNLDYYKKTTNGRLPVKWMAPEALFDRVYTHQSDVWSFGVLLWEIFTLGGSPYPGIPVEELFKLLKEGHRMDKPANCTHDLYMIMRECWHAAPSQRPTFKQLVEDLDRVLTVTSTDEYLDLSVPFEQYSPGGQDTPSSSSSGDDSVFAHDLLPPAPPSGGGSRT; from the exons AGGCCCCGGGCCCTGAGCCTGGCCAGCAGGAGCTGGTCTTCGGCGCCGGGGATGCTGTGGAGCTGAGCTGCCACCTGCCCACGGGGGCTCCCACGGGGCCCACCGTCTGGGTGAAAGACGGTGCGGGGCTGGTGCCCTCAGACCGCATCCTGGTGGGGCCTCGGCGGCTGCAGGTGCTGAACGCCTCGCACGAGGACACGGGGGCCTACAGCTGCCGGCAGCGGCTCACCCAGCGGGTCCTGTGTCACTTCAGCGTGCGCGTGACGG ATGCTCCCGCCTCGGGGGACGACGAAGATGGCGAGGACGAGGCCGACGACGCAG CAGGGGCCCCTTACTGGACACGGCCCGAGCGGATGGACAAGAAGCTGCTGGCCGTGCCAGCTGCCAACACCGTCCGCTTCCGCTGCCCGGCTGCCGGCAACCCCACTCCATCCATCTCCTGGCTGAAGAATGGCAAGGAGTTCCGAGGCGAGCATCGCATCGGGGGCATCAAG CTGCGCCACCAGCAGTGGAGCCTGGTCATGGAGAGCGTGGTGCCCTCCGACCGCGGCAACTACACGTGCGTCGTGGAGAACAAGTTTGGCAGCATCCAGCAGACGTACACCCTGGACGTGCTCG AGCGCTCCCCGCACCGGCCCATCCTGCAGGCGGGGCTGCCCGCCAACCAGACGGCCGTGCTGGGCAGCGACGTGGAGTTCCATTGCAAGGTGTACAGCGACGCCCAGCCCCACATCCAGTGGCTCAAGCACGTGGAGGTGAACGGCAGCAAAGTGGGGCCCGACGGCACGCCCTACGTCACCGTGCTCAAG TCGTGGATGAGTGAGAGTGTGGAGGCCGACGCGCGCCTCCGCCTGGCCAATGTGTCCGAGCGCGACGGGGGCGAGTACCTCTGTCGAGCCTCCAATTTCATAGGCGTGGCTGAGAAGGCCTTTTGGCTGCGTGTTCACGGGCCCCAAGCAG CCGAGGAGGAGCTGGTGGAGGCTGGTGAGGCTGGCAGTGTGTACGCGGGGGTCCTCAGCTACGGGCTGGGCTTTCTCCTCTTCATCCTGGTGGTGGCCACCGTGACACTCTGCCGCCTGCGCAGCCCCCCCAAGAAGGGCCTGGGCTCGCCCACCGTACACAAGGTCTCCCGCTTCCCGCTCAAGCGACAG GTGTCCTTGGAGTCCAGCTCGTCCATGAGCTCCAACACGCCGCTGGTGCGCATCGCCCGCCTGTCCTCGGGGGAGGGGCCCACCCTGGCCAACGTTTCGGAGCTCGAGCTGCCTGCCGACCCCAAGTGGGAGCTGTCCCGGGCCCG CCTGACCCTGGGCAAGCCTCTTGGGGAGGGCTGCTTCGGCCAGGTGGTCATGGCAGAGGCCATCGGCATCGACAAGGACCGGGCTGCCAAGCCCGTCACGGTGGCCGTGAAGATGCtgaaag ACGACGCCACCGACAAGGACCTGTCGGACCTGGTGTCCGAGATGGAGATGATGAAGATGATCGGGAAACACAAGAACATCATCAACCTGCTGGGCGCCTGCACGCAGGGCG GGCCCCTGTACGTGCTGGTGGAGTACGCGGCCAAGGGCAACCTGCGGGAGTACCTGCGGGCGCGGCGGCCCCCGGGCACCGACTACTCCTTCGACACCTGCAGGCTGCCCGAGGAGCAGCTCACCTTCAAGGACCTGGTGTCCTGTGCCTACCAGGTGGCGCGGGGCATGGAGTACCTGGCCTCACAGAAG tgCATCCACAGGGACCTGGCAGCCCGCAACGTGCTGGTGACGGAGGACAACGTGATGAAGATCGCGGACTTCGGCCTGGCCCGCGACGTGCACAACCTCGACTACTACAAAAAGACCACCAAC ggCCGGCTGCCCGTGAAGTGGATGGCACCCGAGGCCTTGTTCGACCGCGTCTACACCCACCAGAGTGATGT CTGGTCCTTCGGGGTTCTGCTGTGGGAGATCTTCACGCTGGGGGGCTCGCCGTACCCCGGCATCCCCGTGGAGGAGCTCTTCAAGCTGCTGAAGGAAGGCCACCGCATGGACAAGCCGGCCAACTGCACACACGACCT GTACATGATCATGCGGGAGTGCTGGCACGCCGCGCCCtcccagaggcccaccttcaAGCAGCTGGTGGAGGACCTGGACCGCGTCCTCACGGTGACGTCCACCGAC GAGTACCTGGACCTGTCGGTGCCCTTCGAGCAGTACTCGCCGGGCGGCCAGGACACGCCCAGCTCCAGCTCCTCAGGCGACGACTCGGTGTTTGCCCACGACCTGCTGCCTCCGGCCCCACCCAGCGGCGGGGGCTCGCGGACGTGA